From Erigeron canadensis isolate Cc75 chromosome 8, C_canadensis_v1, whole genome shotgun sequence, one genomic window encodes:
- the LOC122578894 gene encoding BTB/POZ domain-containing protein At1g63850-like — protein MAPTTSNQHHPTRRKLTATFRRRRFKETTISATATSHHNPAAVSPENTSWCCPPAVSSYKSSPSPPPPLSLTATNPPLTSIPSAPESLSEKLQTLQLGSNLNRNPSIPTMSTATTTAVAAMYRNDGNYQETLPSSFTQFNTALTAGLLNTGSSPPPATYKTTRSSPTLFEMMANEPDSRIPNNVLKSPSDGGQVIPQLMVVDKQSMMQKRLSDMLSCGSPGNEFNDPSSSDVKLTLSSKDGLSVCVSVHRQILAAHSRFFADKLSDFRKKVIGQQLRGLIDNINPYLVEIADCDDIEVYVESIRLMYCKDLRMKLMKDDVPRVLGILKVSAAIGFDAGVLACLEYLEAAPWAEDEEEKVASLLSELQLEGDGAVEVLKRVSVDITPGDEESHDNQEVLLKLLYVVLEGKDEKARRDMKILISKMLHENLSKIDLKKESLYSACDKCLHLLKHHFLKASEGDLQDVAQISRQSGNLHWLLDILIDRQISEDFLKLWASQTKLSEVHSKVPALYRYEISKVTARLFVGIGKGQLLASKESRCLLLQTWLAPFYDDFTWMRRGSRNLDRNLIEEGLSNTILTLPLDWQQEILMSWFDRFLNSGDDCPNIQRGFEIWWKRAFRRKPEMHREFQITKTNGGNS, from the exons ATGGcacctacaacttcaaaccaacATCATCCCACCAGAAGAAAGCTTACCGCCACCTTTAGACGACGTCGTTTTAAAGAAACCACTATTTCCGCCACCGCCACTTCCCACCACAATCCTGCGGCCGTTTCACCGGAAAATACTTCCTGGTGCTGCCCTCCCGCTGTATCTTCCTACAAATCTTCGCCATCACCGCCGCCGCCGTTGTCACTAACCGCCACTAACCCACCACTCACTTCAATTCCGTCGGCGCCGGAATCTTTGAGCGAAAAGCTTCAAACTTTACAGCTGGGTTCAAATCTTAATAGAAATCCATCCATACCCACAATGTCAACCGCCACTACCACCGCCGTCGCCGCCATGTACAGAAACGACGGTAACTATCAAGAAACGTTACCATCTTCATTTACCCAATTCAACACCGCCCTGACCGCCGGACTTTTAAATACGGGATCGTCTCCGCCGCCAGCAACCTATAAAACAACCCGATCCAGCCCGACCCTCTTTGAAATGATGGCTAATGAACCGGATTCAAGGATCCCCAACAATGTCCTTAAAAGCCCCTCAGATGGTGGTCAAGTGATCCCACAATTGATGGTTGTTGACAAGCAATCTATGATGCAAAAAAGGTTGTCGGATATGTTATCATGTGGGAGCCCCGGAAACGAGTTTAATGACCCGAGTTCGAGTGATGTGAAGCTCACTTTGAGCTCGAAAGACGGGTTGAGTGTTTGTGTAAGTGTTCATAGGCAAATCTTAGCAGCTCATAGTAGATTTTTTGCAGATAAATTGTCggattttagaaaaaaagtAATTGGACAACAATTAAGAGGTTTGATTGACAATATTAATCCTTACCTTGTTGAAATTGCTGATTGTGATGATATTGAGGTTTATGTTGAGTCGATTAGGTTGATGTATTGTAAAGATTTAAGGATGAAACTCATGAAAGATGATGTTCCTCGGGTTCTTGGTATCCTAAAG GTGTCAGCAGCAATCGGGTTTGATGCTGGGGTCTTAGCTTGTTTGGAGTATTTAGAAGCCGCTCCATGGGCTGAGGATGAGGAAGAAAAGGTTGCTTCTTTATTATCCGAGCTTCAACTTGAAGGTGATGGCGCCGTTGAAGTTTTAAAAAGGGTTTCAGTTGATATTACACCCGGGGATGAGGAAAGTCATGACAACCAAGAAGTACTTCTTAAACTTTTATATGTTGTTCTTGAAGGTAAAGATGAAAAAGCCAGAAgagatatgaaaattttgatcTCAAAAATGCTTCATGAAAACTTATCTAAAAttgatttaaagaaagaatctTTGTACTCTGCTTGTGACAAATGTTTACATTTGTTAAAACACCATTTCTTGAAAGCTTCAGAAGGAGACCTCCAAGATGTGGCTCAAATCTCACGACAATCAGGTAATTTACATTGGCTTCTTGACATTTTAATCGATAGGCAAATTTCTGAGGATTTCTTGAAGTTATGGGCATCCCAAACCAAATTATCAGAAGTTCATTCAAAAGTGCCTGCCCTATATAGATATGAAATCAGTAAAGTAACAGCGCGACTCTTTGTTGGTATTGGAAAAGGTCAACTTTTGgcttcaaaagagtcaagaTGCTTGCTTTTACAAACATGGTTGGCCCCTTTTTATGATGACTTCACTTGGATGAGAAGAGGGTCAAGAAATCTAGATCGTAATTTAATTGAAGAAGGGCTGAGCAATACTATTTTGACTTTGCCACTTGATTGGCAGCAAGAAATCTTGATGTCTTGGTTTGATCGGTTTTTGAATTCGGGTGATGATTGTCCAAATATACAGAGAGGGTTTGAAATTTGGTGGAAAAGGGCGTTTCGGAGAAAGCCTGAAATGCATAGAGAGTTTCAAATTACAAAGACAAATGGTGGAAACTCATGA
- the LOC122611035 gene encoding protein ALP1-like, whose amino-acid sequence MEFFLNALHFLEDTTSSSAPQTPRYTDRRREIVLATLLNDWFVQEPKYEDDYLRKKFRMDKTMFLDIVRDIEANFPYSQESYDARKRKSFTAIQKCTSAVRQLATGNAPDEYDEYLCMAARTASETLDYFCDAIIRLYNRENLRRPTSNDVARIFEAHELRHHMPGMLGSIDYTHVEWSACPRRLRGQYTRGDHNGPTIMLEITASQDLWIWHAFFGVPGSNNDINVLNQSDLYVTARNGTAPDSSFRVNGRDYKRGYYLSDGIYNKWSTLVKAYPYPTDPKEKRFKKLQEAARKDVERAFGVLKGKWKILQRPLRPQTKDKIGKYVHTCIILHNMIIKRNERAISPVHIMDPPVQPVFDESVYAELIDEEVHHRLRYDLTEHVWAQDLAYVDD is encoded by the coding sequence ATGGAATTCTTTCTTAACGCGTTACACTTTCTTGAAGATACGACAAGTTCTAGTGCTCCTCAAACTCCACGGTATACGGACCGACGTCGGGAAATTGTTCTTGCCACTCTTTTGAACGATTGGTTCGTTCAAGAACCAAAATACGAAGACGATTACCTTCGAAAGAAGTTTCGAATGGACAAGACCATGTTTTTAGATATCGTGCGCGACATTGAAGCAAACTTCCCGTATTCCCAAGAAAGTTACGatgcaagaaaaagaaaaagttttacggCGATACAGAAATGCACATCCGCCGTTAGGCAACTCGCGACGGGTAACGCACCAGACGAGTATGACGAGTACTTGTGCATGGCAGCCAGAACCGCAAGTGAGACCCTTGATTATTTTTGTGACGCCATCATTCGGTTGTATAACCGAGAGAACCTACGCAGGCCGACGTCAAACGACGTTGCACGCATCTTCGAGGCCCACGAGCTTCGACATCATATGCCTgggatgcttggtagcatcgatTACACACATGTCGAGTGGTCGGCATGTCCTAGACGTTTGAGAGGGCAATACACGAGGGGTGACCACAACGGTCCAACTATTATGCTTGAAATCACCGCGTCACaagatttgtggatttggcatgcttttttCGGTGTCCCGGggtcgaacaacgacatcaacgtgttGAACCAATCCGATTTGTATGTCACAGCGCGTAACGGAACGGCTCCGGACTCTTCATTCCGCGTGAATGGCCGAGATTATAAACGTGGCTACTATCTTAGTGATGGGATCTACAACAAGTGGTCAACACTTGTTAAAGCATACCCGTATCCAACCGACCCTaaggaaaaaagattcaagaaattgCAAGAGGCGGCGAGAAAGGATGTCGAGCGAGCTTTTGGTGTCCTCAAAGGTAAATGGAAAATTCTTCAACGACCTCTTCGACCTCAAACGAAAGACAAAATTGGAAAGTATGTTCATACATGTATTATtttacacaacatgatcattaaGAGGAACGAGAGGGCAATCTCACCGGTCCATATAATGGACCCGCCAGTGCAACCGGTGTTCGATGAAAGTGTGTATGCGGAGTTGATAGACGAAGAAGTTCACCATCGCCTTCGATATGATCTTACGGAGCACGTATGGGCTCAAGATTTGGCGTATGTCGATgattag